The following coding sequences are from one Psychrobacter sp. AH5 window:
- a CDS encoding TetR/AcrR family transcriptional regulator, which produces MSEQKDDKIEDVLVDSELAKKLVPNKFKFTSQQGRARRQKLLMGAKKLSETMPINDITLAAVCEEAGIPRASAYHFFPNVEAIFLALRFLNAIDILEILATVETVDYDRWQGYLTALIERCVNIFHDDETKAKLIYDTNTPDFEGDSFGEDIDHQIVELVYERLSERYEMPAFESIKEILLVTYSIINAIFTLSYRQHASITEHYVQEAGTASIAYLRCYLPEKLPRKNR; this is translated from the coding sequence ATGAGTGAACAAAAAGACGATAAAATCGAAGATGTGCTAGTGGATTCAGAGCTAGCAAAAAAACTGGTACCTAATAAATTTAAGTTTACCAGTCAACAAGGCCGTGCTCGCCGTCAAAAATTATTGATGGGTGCAAAAAAGCTTAGTGAAACAATGCCTATCAATGATATTACATTGGCGGCGGTCTGTGAAGAAGCGGGTATTCCACGAGCTTCTGCTTATCACTTTTTCCCTAATGTTGAAGCGATATTTTTGGCATTACGCTTTTTAAATGCCATTGATATTTTAGAGATATTAGCGACCGTTGAGACGGTAGATTATGATAGATGGCAGGGATATCTAACGGCGCTGATTGAGCGTTGTGTCAATATTTTTCATGATGATGAGACAAAAGCTAAGCTTATCTATGATACCAATACTCCTGATTTTGAAGGAGACAGCTTTGGTGAAGATATCGATCATCAGATCGTTGAATTGGTATATGAGCGCTTATCTGAGCGTTATGAGATGCCAGCTTTTGAGAGTATAAAAGAGATTTTATTAGTCACTTATAGCATCATTAACGCGATATTTACTTTATCTTATCGTCAACACGCTAGTATTACTGAGCATTATGTCCAAGAAGCAGGAACGGCGTCAATTGCTTATCTGCGCTGCTACTTACCAGAGAAACTACCGCGTAAAAACCGTTAG